One genomic window of Helicobacter canis includes the following:
- a CDS encoding valine--tRNA ligase, whose amino-acid sequence MSYDPKSIEQSIYTICKERGYFEIEGNANIAKSDKAFCLMMPPPNVTGVLHIGHALTFTLQDIITRFKRMDGFATLYQPGLDHAGIATQNVVEKQLLAQGLSKEQLGREAFLQKVWEWKEQSGGKIITQMQALGISPAWSRLRFTMDSGLQNAVREAFVAWYERGLIYQGDYMVNWCVKDGALSDIEVEYKEQETHLYHLRYPVADSNEVLLVATTRPETFFGDSAVMIHPSDTRYTHLLGKSVVLPLVGREIPIIADNAVDMEFGTGVVKVTPAHDENDYAVGKAHGLESIVIFDEKGVLNDYALGFAGRDRLEARADIVEALQQAGAVEKIEPYGNQVGVCYRCGSVIEPYISRQWFIDEGIARETIKKVNAQKDSASGNHSSDFVDFGATADRKSSSAPKSTKSTTSNTATPRICEEDNRAECEKSASSSSRADEIGVAIHKSTQVDSRGDYSASAESMDCHANASAFARNDRKNAIGEKADSSTAQNLSEQAKDSRIFTQNAPILNTPQARANLDSSKSPSDSKILEIESGFCEPRKEIRLERLSTQRGEAIHDSSPKAESTQAQKPTPMARFYPPQWLNNFNAWMRDLRPWCISRQLWWGHRIPVWYCQNSACGHIFASKNERESACPKCHSSVLQDPDVLDTWFSSGLWAFSTLGWGNGEACKELYDSNDLTRFYPNSLLITGFDILFFWVARMLFSGESLLGELPFRDVYLHALVRDEFGQKMSKSKGNVIDPLAMIEEYGADSLRFGLAYSCAQGRDVRLAKSQLELAKNFANKLYNAAQFLLLYARQADPNFSGFSELESINAYQSPLGRYAKSRLNSATKELRAALESYRFNDGASVAYRFLWGEFCDWCIELAKAQKEAICELGAVMIEAMKLLHPYMPFLTESLYHTLRGSALESSESIMITRYPSEVSQDSAIEQEYAYIKDAIVSLRRAKALIDLANKPIERAYIATDFRLSASALQAICKLAKVGAIECVDTKAQNGLDKDCVADIGSLIKSYLPLQGIDLAPIITRLNSQNLKLEKEINKLQALESNEKFKANAPKNVLESNASALAEAKAKQAEVLAQLAIFAQK is encoded by the coding sequence ATGAGCTATGATCCCAAATCCATAGAGCAGAGCATTTATACTATCTGCAAAGAGCGCGGATATTTTGAGATAGAGGGCAATGCCAATATCGCTAAGAGCGATAAAGCTTTCTGCCTAATGATGCCCCCACCCAATGTAACAGGCGTGCTGCATATAGGGCACGCGCTTACTTTCACGCTGCAAGACATCATCACGCGCTTTAAGCGGATGGATGGCTTTGCTACACTCTATCAGCCCGGGCTTGATCACGCCGGCATTGCTACGCAAAATGTCGTAGAAAAGCAGCTTCTAGCACAAGGGCTAAGCAAGGAGCAGCTAGGCAGGGAGGCATTTTTGCAAAAGGTATGGGAGTGGAAAGAGCAGAGCGGAGGCAAGATCATCACGCAAATGCAAGCCCTAGGCATTAGCCCAGCGTGGTCGCGCCTGCGCTTTACAATGGACTCTGGACTGCAAAATGCCGTGCGAGAAGCCTTTGTGGCGTGGTATGAAAGGGGGCTGATTTACCAAGGGGATTATATGGTGAATTGGTGTGTCAAAGATGGCGCGCTTTCAGATATTGAAGTGGAGTATAAAGAGCAAGAGACGCATCTCTACCACCTGCGCTACCCTGTGGCAGACTCTAATGAAGTGCTGCTTGTGGCTACCACGCGTCCGGAGACATTTTTCGGCGATAGTGCGGTGATGATACACCCTAGCGATACGCGCTATACGCATTTGCTGGGCAAAAGTGTCGTGCTGCCTTTGGTGGGCAGAGAGATCCCCATAATCGCCGATAATGCCGTGGATATGGAGTTTGGCACAGGGGTGGTGAAAGTAACGCCCGCCCACGATGAAAACGACTATGCCGTAGGCAAAGCCCACGGGCTAGAATCCATTGTGATCTTTGATGAAAAGGGTGTGCTAAATGATTATGCGCTGGGCTTTGCTGGGCGAGATAGGCTAGAGGCTAGGGCGGATATTGTAGAGGCGTTGCAGCAAGCAGGCGCGGTGGAGAAAATTGAGCCTTATGGCAATCAAGTGGGCGTGTGCTATCGGTGTGGGAGTGTGATAGAGCCGTATATTTCTAGGCAGTGGTTTATTGATGAGGGGATAGCAAGGGAGACAATAAAAAAAGTCAATGCTCAAAAAGATTCGGCTTCGGGTAATCATAGCAGTGATTTTGTGGATTTTGGGGCAACCGCAGACCGCAAGTCTAGCTCTGCCCCAAAATCCACAAAAAGCACCACTAGCAATACCGCAACTCCTAGAATCTGTGAAGAAGACAATCGCGCCGAGTGTGAAAAATCCGCTTCATCGTCATCGCGAGCCGATGAAATCGGCGTGGCGATCCACAAATCCACGCAAGTGGATTCTAGGGGAGACTATTCTGCTAGCGCAGAATCTATGGATTGCCACGCAAATGCTAGTGCATTTGCTCGCAATGACAGAAAAAACGCGATTGGTGAAAAAGCGGATTCTAGCACCGCCCAAAATCTAAGCGAGCAAGCAAAGGATTCTAGGATTTTTACTCAAAATGCCCCAATTCTCAACACGCCGCAAGCACGAGCAAACCTAGATTCTAGTAAAAGCCCCAGCGATTCTAAGATTTTGGAGATAGAATCGGGGTTTTGCGAGCCGCGCAAGGAGATAAGACTAGAGCGTCTATCGACGCAGCGCGGCGAAGCAATCCACGATTCTAGCCCAAAAGCTGAATCGACACAAGCGCAAAAGCCAACGCCTATGGCTAGATTCTACCCGCCGCAGTGGTTAAATAATTTCAATGCTTGGATGCGCGACCTCCGCCCCTGGTGCATCTCACGCCAGCTATGGTGGGGGCATAGGATCCCGGTGTGGTATTGCCAAAATAGCGCGTGTGGGCATATTTTTGCTAGCAAAAATGAGCGAGAATCCGCCTGCCCCAAATGCCACTCTAGCGTGCTGCAAGACCCTGATGTGCTAGATACTTGGTTTAGCTCGGGGCTCTGGGCGTTTAGCACGCTTGGCTGGGGGAATGGCGAGGCGTGCAAGGAGCTGTATGACTCAAATGATCTTACGCGCTTTTATCCTAACTCTTTGCTTATCACAGGCTTTGATATTCTCTTTTTCTGGGTGGCGAGAATGCTCTTTAGCGGGGAGAGTCTGCTAGGGGAGCTGCCCTTTAGAGATGTGTATTTGCACGCGCTTGTGCGAGATGAGTTTGGGCAAAAGATGAGTAAAAGCAAGGGCAATGTCATCGATCCTTTGGCGATGATAGAGGAGTATGGGGCGGACTCCTTGCGCTTTGGCTTGGCATATTCCTGCGCACAAGGGCGAGATGTGCGCCTAGCAAAATCCCAGCTAGAGCTTGCTAAAAACTTTGCCAACAAGCTCTATAACGCCGCGCAGTTTTTGCTGCTCTATGCTAGGCAAGCAGATCCTAACTTTAGTGGATTTAGCGAGCTAGAGTCTATAAATGCCTACCAAAGCCCGCTTGGTCGCTACGCCAAATCGCGCCTAAATAGCGCGACAAAGGAGCTTAGAGCCGCGCTAGAATCCTACCGCTTTAATGATGGCGCGAGTGTGGCATATCGCTTTTTGTGGGGGGAGTTTTGTGATTGGTGTATCGAGCTTGCAAAGGCGCAAAAGGAAGCCATTTGCGAGCTTGGCGCGGTGATGATAGAAGCGATGAAGCTTTTGCACCCGTATATGCCATTTCTTACAGAATCACTCTACCACACCTTGCGCGGCAGTGCGCTAGAATCCAGCGAGTCGATAATGATCACGCGCTACCCTAGCGAAGTGTCCCAAGATAGCGCGATAGAGCAGGAATACGCGTATATCAAAGATGCCATTGTCTCCTTGCGGCGCGCTAAAGCTCTAATCGATCTAGCAAATAAGCCCATTGAGCGAGCTTATATCGCCACGGATTTTAGGCTCTCTGCTAGCGCATTGCAGGCGATTTGCAAGCTTGCTAAAGTAGGCGCGATTGAGTGCGTGGATACAAAGGCGCAAAATGGGCTAGATAAAGACTGCGTGGCAGATATTGGATCGCTAATTAAAAGCTATCTACCATTGCAGGGCATTGATCTAGCTCCCATCATCACGCGCCTAAATAGCCAAAATCTAAAACTTGAAAAAGAAATCAATAAGCTCCAAGCCCTAGAATCTAATGAAAAATTCAAAGCCAATGCCCCCAAAAATGTCCTAGAGTCCAACGCTAGCGCACTTGCAGAAGCCAAGGCGAAGCAAGCAGAGGTGCTAGCGCAATTAGCCATATTTGCGCAAAAGTAA
- a CDS encoding DMT family transporter, giving the protein MRILLVLAMMGWGLVWPLSKMLLDYGSPAQIASLRYLLVLVCFVPLMWLWKIPFAVPRAVLLPTLITGVLNALYSYLMYAGMPYGDSGNAGVITEVLSPIIAAFLWSVYKRESLSKSAKIGLMLGLLAGAFLVDVFGSWRSMFSAFYVIYVLASLDWAALMISSRLATEKINAIALNFYTSVMTFVLLCPALFADSSGLGGDFESGVVIESGAFITSLWDKPLVFFALLVVAAVFCTVFATTIFYKALFVLGVVEGGIYALLAPVFALGFAYLLLDEVPRWHTIVGGVLAVGSIYIINILGKKH; this is encoded by the coding sequence ATGCGCATCTTGCTTGTGCTAGCGATGATGGGCTGGGGGCTTGTGTGGCCCCTATCAAAAATGCTGCTTGATTATGGCTCGCCGGCGCAAATTGCTAGCCTGCGCTATTTGCTTGTGCTTGTGTGCTTTGTGCCGCTTATGTGGCTATGGAAAATCCCCTTTGCAGTCCCAAGGGCTGTGCTACTCCCCACGCTTATCACAGGTGTGCTAAACGCGCTTTACTCTTATCTAATGTATGCAGGTATGCCCTATGGGGATTCTGGGAATGCAGGGGTGATCACTGAAGTGCTATCTCCCATTATCGCGGCGTTTTTGTGGAGCGTGTATAAGAGAGAGTCGCTCTCCAAATCAGCCAAAATCGGGCTTATGCTAGGGCTTTTGGCAGGGGCATTTTTGGTCGATGTGTTTGGGAGCTGGCGGTCGATGTTTAGCGCGTTTTATGTGATTTATGTGCTAGCTTCGCTGGATTGGGCGGCTCTTATGATCAGCTCGCGGCTCGCCACAGAAAAGATCAATGCCATAGCACTCAATTTTTACACAAGTGTGATGACTTTTGTGCTGCTTTGCCCTGCGTTATTTGCGGATTCTAGTGGATTGGGTGGGGATTTTGAGAGTGGGGTAGTTATTGAGAGTGGGGCGTTTATCACAAGTCTTTGGGATAAGCCTTTGGTATTTTTCGCTCTGCTTGTGGTAGCGGCGGTGTTTTGCACGGTGTTTGCTACGACTATTTTCTATAAAGCCCTGTTTGTGCTAGGGGTGGTGGAGGGCGGGATCTACGCGCTTTTGGCACCGGTGTTTGCGCTAGGCTTTGCGTATTTACTGCTAGATGAGGTGCCAAGGTGGCATACGATTGTAGGGGGGGTGCTGGCGGTGGGGAGTATATATATCATCAATATCCTAGGCAAAAAACACTAA
- a CDS encoding alpha-1,2-fucosyltransferase: MRDLKNAVFNSKILESQNGKKNKHKLPNPAARDFAPQNSQSPDSKSNAHFLSLRDTAPAVAWQSTQTKTQIPESQNDNTKEKSFRADTSLESAFAKVDSSPKALDRRASTIRDLELAKFRITLPILRHFSLAQDSQADISTQIYCQALCAKAVRKILPPNSKPARLLRSLYTTRDSPKLARLFQARYPFSRNAYFEGFFANAVYFAEIESILRQEFTPKCLSPSAKALQEQIRSTSDSVFLHIRRGDYLAQENWEYVKLGSAYYDTAIALMRKKLKSPSFFIFSDDLEWCKSELYARLGSLKGAELHFIGNNDQGDAISDLMAMAACQNAIIANSTFSFWGAYLIDNPAKLVIRPAQYTWRGDNPLCYPESWITLDVIWGDVLH; encoded by the coding sequence TTGCGCGACTTGAAAAACGCCGTTTTTAACTCAAAAATCTTAGAATCCCAAAACGGTAAGAAAAACAAGCACAAACTCCCAAATCCTGCCGCGAGAGACTTTGCACCACAAAACTCACAAAGCCCCGATTCTAAGAGCAACGCTCATTTTCTGTCATTGCGAGACACTGCGCCAGCAGTGGCGTGGCAATCCACACAAACAAAGACACAAATCCCAGAATCCCAAAATGACAATACTAAAGAAAAATCTTTCCGTGCAGATACTTCCCTAGAATCCGCTTTTGCAAAAGTGGATTCTAGCCCTAAAGCTCTAGATCGCCGCGCAAGCACTATCCGCGATCTAGAGCTTGCAAAGTTTCGCATTACGCTGCCTATCCTCCGCCATTTTTCATTAGCACAGGACTCTCAAGCAGACATAAGCACACAAATATATTGCCAAGCACTCTGCGCCAAAGCCGTGCGCAAGATCCTCCCGCCTAATAGCAAGCCCGCGCGCTTGCTCCGCAGCCTCTACACCACGCGCGACTCTCCAAAGCTAGCGAGACTCTTCCAAGCACGCTATCCATTCTCGCGCAACGCCTACTTTGAAGGCTTTTTCGCTAATGCAGTGTATTTTGCCGAGATAGAATCTATCTTGCGCCAAGAATTTACCCCAAAATGCTTAAGCCCTAGTGCCAAAGCCTTGCAAGAGCAGATACGATCCACTAGCGACTCTGTCTTCCTCCATATCCGCAGGGGCGACTACCTAGCGCAAGAGAATTGGGAGTATGTCAAGCTAGGCAGCGCGTATTATGACACTGCCATAGCCCTTATGCGCAAAAAGCTCAAATCCCCAAGCTTTTTCATCTTTAGCGATGATTTGGAGTGGTGCAAAAGCGAGCTTTATGCAAGACTAGGGTCGCTTAAGGGTGCAGAGCTACACTTCATCGGCAATAATGATCAAGGCGATGCGATCAGCGATCTTATGGCTATGGCAGCGTGTCAAAACGCCATCATCGCAAACTCCACCTTTAGCTTCTGGGGTGCGTATTTGATCGATAATCCCGCAAAGCTTGTGATCCGCCCAGCCCAATACACTTGGCGCGGTGATAATCCCCTATGCTACCCAGAGTCTTGGATCACGCTTGATGTGATCTGGGGCGATGTGCTGCACTAG
- the rpoD gene encoding RNA polymerase sigma factor RpoD — MSAKTINQQLEELFATTEQKMIAHETIAQILKKPPTAAQAKKILELAKKHKCELVSSSELAKTLNTQDKIKLEEERKKILDEELEEEFDFMKERELLEWSRSDSPVRMYLREMGQIDLLTKEEEVELSKQIEFGENIILDAICSVPYLIDFIYDYKDALINRERRVKELFKSFDEEGGDSDAENYDDEEESEEESEEGKRPISKKDQKRIDRVLESFKALEKAKKDWLKVLESHADTTFDSEIEELVFILTLAHKKEVLKSKLLDLGPTSKLINEIVKAMENSLKNGDGFERELARLEYKLPLFNDTLVQNHQKILSNITNMSRDEIIQAVPEATMVSVYMELKKLFQTKEASESSFNIDPEKLKEILEQIKRGKSISDKAKTKMAKSNLRLVVSIAKRYTNRGLPFLDLIQEGNIGLMKAVDKFEYEKGFKFSTYATWWIRQAISRAIADQARTIRIPIHMIETINRIHKIIRKHLQETGKEPDVEVIAEEVGLSVDKVKNVIKITKEPVSLEAPIGSDDDGKFGDFVEDKTTPSAMDHILKEDLRAQIDEVLSQLNEREQSVIKMRFGLLEDESDRTLEEIGKELNVTRERVRQIESSAIKKLKHPKVGRKLKNYIEE, encoded by the coding sequence ATGTCCGCAAAGACAATCAACCAGCAATTAGAAGAGCTTTTTGCCACCACAGAGCAAAAGATGATCGCGCACGAGACCATCGCGCAAATCCTAAAAAAGCCCCCCACAGCCGCGCAAGCAAAAAAGATCCTAGAGCTTGCTAAAAAGCATAAATGCGAGCTTGTAAGCTCATCAGAGCTTGCCAAAACACTCAATACCCAAGATAAAATCAAGCTAGAAGAAGAGCGCAAGAAAATCTTAGATGAAGAGCTTGAAGAAGAATTTGACTTTATGAAAGAGCGCGAGCTGCTTGAATGGAGCAGGAGCGATAGCCCTGTGCGTATGTATCTACGCGAAATGGGGCAGATCGACCTGCTCACCAAGGAAGAAGAAGTAGAGCTAAGCAAGCAGATAGAATTTGGCGAAAATATTATCCTTGATGCGATTTGCTCTGTGCCTTATCTCATTGATTTTATTTATGATTATAAAGATGCCCTAATCAATCGCGAACGCCGTGTCAAAGAGCTTTTTAAAAGCTTTGATGAAGAAGGTGGCGATAGCGATGCTGAAAACTATGATGATGAAGAGGAGAGCGAGGAAGAGAGCGAAGAGGGAAAACGCCCCATTTCTAAGAAAGACCAAAAGCGCATTGATAGAGTGCTAGAGAGCTTCAAAGCCCTTGAAAAAGCCAAAAAAGATTGGCTCAAAGTGCTAGAATCCCACGCTGATACGACATTTGATAGCGAGATAGAAGAGCTTGTGTTTATCCTAACGCTTGCGCATAAAAAAGAGGTGCTAAAGTCCAAGCTCCTTGACCTAGGACCTACGAGCAAGCTCATCAACGAAATCGTCAAAGCTATGGAAAATAGCCTAAAAAACGGCGATGGCTTTGAGCGCGAGCTAGCACGGCTTGAATACAAGCTCCCGCTTTTTAATGACACTTTGGTCCAAAACCACCAGAAAATCCTTAGCAACATCACCAATATGAGCCGCGATGAAATCATCCAAGCAGTCCCAGAAGCGACTATGGTAAGCGTATATATGGAGCTAAAAAAGCTCTTCCAAACCAAAGAAGCAAGCGAAAGCAGCTTCAACATCGACCCAGAAAAGCTTAAAGAAATTTTAGAGCAAATCAAGCGCGGCAAATCTATCTCCGACAAGGCTAAAACCAAAATGGCAAAGTCCAATCTCCGCCTAGTGGTAAGTATCGCCAAACGATACACCAACCGCGGGCTACCATTTTTAGATCTTATCCAAGAGGGCAATATCGGGCTAATGAAAGCAGTGGATAAATTTGAATATGAAAAGGGCTTTAAATTCTCCACTTATGCCACTTGGTGGATCCGTCAGGCAATCTCTCGCGCCATTGCCGATCAAGCCCGCACGATACGAATCCCAATCCATATGATAGAGACAATCAATAGGATCCACAAAATTATCCGCAAGCACCTGCAAGAGACAGGCAAAGAGCCAGATGTCGAAGTCATCGCTGAAGAAGTGGGGCTAAGTGTAGATAAAGTCAAAAATGTCATCAAAATCACCAAAGAGCCAGTGAGCCTAGAAGCCCCCATAGGCAGCGATGATGATGGGAAGTTTGGGGATTTTGTGGAGGACAAAACCACGCCAAGTGCTATGGATCATATTTTGAAAGAAGACCTACGCGCCCAAATCGATGAAGTGCTCTCCCAGCTCAATGAGCGCGAGCAATCTGTCATTAAAATGCGCTTTGGGCTGCTAGAAGATGAGAGCGACCGCACGCTAGAAGAGATTGGCAAAGAGCTGAATGTAACGCGAGAGCGCGTGCGCCAGATAGAATCTAGTGCGATCAAAAAGCTCAAGCACCCAAAAGTGGGCAGAAAACTCAAAAACTACATAGAAGAGTAG
- the msrA gene encoding peptide-methionine (S)-S-oxide reductase MsrA: protein MRKIYLAGGCFWGIQGYFTRVAGVLESSVGYANSRIANPSYELVCSGISGAVEALELVYDEKRLGLSEIVDRLLSIIDPSALNYQANDIGTQYRNGVYYLQEYSSDEAVIKERIHAWEQRSGRKAVTEILPLQNFYLAESYHQNYLQNYLQANPHGYCHIDIEAALRLWERK, encoded by the coding sequence ATGCGCAAGATTTATCTCGCTGGCGGGTGTTTCTGGGGGATACAGGGGTATTTTACTCGTGTGGCTGGCGTGCTAGAATCCAGTGTAGGCTATGCTAATTCACGCATAGCAAATCCTAGCTATGAGCTTGTGTGCTCTGGGATAAGTGGCGCGGTAGAGGCATTGGAGCTTGTCTATGATGAGAAGCGTTTGGGGCTTAGTGAGATTGTCGATAGGCTGCTATCTATCATCGATCCTAGTGCGCTAAACTATCAGGCAAACGACATTGGCACGCAATACCGCAATGGTGTGTATTATCTGCAAGAATATAGCAGCGATGAAGCTGTGATCAAAGAGCGCATTCACGCGTGGGAGCAACGCAGTGGGCGCAAGGCGGTTACAGAGATCTTGCCATTGCAAAATTTCTATCTAGCAGAATCCTACCACCAAAACTACTTGCAAAACTACTTGCAGGCTAATCCCCACGGCTACTGCCATATCGATATAGAAGCTGCCTTAAGGCTATGGGAGCGTAAGTAG
- the glnA gene encoding type I glutamate--ammonia ligase has translation MAADIDKVAVDKAAVAEFFRFCDDNEVEFIDFRFSDIKGVWHHVSFSRSAIDESSFQGLPFDGSSIPAWQSVDKSDMMLIPDPVRYFIDPFTADTTAVVFCDIWDIYKNEPYEKCPRSIVKRAMKFLQESGIGDVAYYGPENEFFVFDSIKIKDAVNCQYYEIDSEEGEWNRAKEFEGVNIGHRPGTKGGYFPVAPVDSMVDLRAEMVKVLNQVGLETFVVHHEVAQGQGEIGVKFGDMLEAADNVQKLKYVVKMVAHLNGKTATFMPKPLYGDNGSGMHVHISIWKDGRNLFAGDAYQGLSDMALHFLGGVLKHARALAAFTNPSTNSYKRLIPGFEAPSILTYSAQNRSASIRIPYNSGEKAKRMEFRFPDSSANPYLAFASLLLAGIDGIKNAIDPGKPMEINLFELTLDEIREKGIKQLPHTLRHAIEEMLVDKAYLKEGGVFSEEFIQTYKAYKFETEIWPWEARPHPFEFLTTYSC, from the coding sequence ATGGCAGCAGACATTGATAAAGTAGCAGTGGATAAAGCAGCGGTGGCGGAGTTTTTTAGATTCTGCGATGATAATGAAGTGGAGTTTATCGACTTTCGATTTAGTGATATTAAGGGCGTGTGGCATCATGTGAGCTTTTCACGCTCTGCGATTGATGAAAGCAGCTTCCAAGGGCTGCCCTTTGATGGTAGCTCGATCCCTGCGTGGCAGAGTGTGGATAAATCAGATATGATGCTAATCCCTGATCCCGTGCGCTACTTCATCGATCCTTTTACGGCTGATACCACAGCGGTGGTGTTTTGCGATATTTGGGATATTTATAAAAACGAGCCCTATGAAAAATGCCCGCGCTCTATCGTAAAAAGGGCGATGAAGTTTTTACAAGAGAGTGGGATTGGCGATGTGGCTTACTATGGACCGGAGAATGAGTTTTTTGTCTTTGATTCTATTAAGATTAAAGACGCGGTGAATTGCCAATACTATGAGATAGATTCTGAAGAGGGCGAGTGGAATCGCGCCAAAGAGTTTGAAGGTGTCAATATCGGGCATCGCCCCGGCACCAAGGGCGGCTACTTCCCTGTGGCTCCGGTGGATTCTATGGTGGATTTGCGTGCGGAAATGGTAAAGGTGCTCAATCAAGTGGGGTTAGAGACCTTTGTGGTGCATCACGAAGTAGCACAGGGGCAGGGCGAGATTGGCGTGAAATTTGGTGATATGCTAGAAGCAGCAGATAATGTCCAAAAGCTCAAATATGTCGTCAAAATGGTCGCGCATTTAAATGGCAAAACCGCGACATTTATGCCAAAGCCTTTGTATGGCGATAATGGCAGCGGAATGCATGTGCATATAAGCATTTGGAAAGATGGCAGAAATCTCTTTGCCGGCGATGCTTATCAAGGCTTAAGCGATATGGCACTCCACTTTCTAGGTGGTGTGCTAAAGCACGCAAGGGCATTAGCCGCTTTCACAAATCCTAGCACCAACTCCTACAAACGCCTGATACCTGGCTTTGAAGCTCCAAGCATTTTGACCTACTCTGCACAAAATCGCTCTGCTAGCATTAGGATCCCTTACAACAGCGGCGAGAAAGCTAAAAGAATGGAGTTTCGCTTCCCCGATAGCTCGGCAAACCCTTACCTTGCCTTTGCAAGCTTGCTACTCGCTGGGATTGATGGGATTAAAAACGCCATTGATCCGGGCAAGCCAATGGAGATCAATCTCTTTGAGCTAACATTAGATGAGATTAGAGAAAAGGGCATTAAGCAGTTACCCCACACGCTGCGCCACGCTATTGAAGAAATGCTTGTGGATAAGGCGTATTTGAAAGAGGGGGGGGTATTTAGCGAAGAGTTTATCCAAACTTATAAAGCCTATAAGTTTGAGACAGAAATCTGGCCCTGGGAAGCCCGCCCACATCCATTTGAGTTTTTGACAACTTATAGCTGCTAG
- a CDS encoding VWA domain-containing protein encodes MKNLSKILASLAILVAVGIGIFSCLPPQKSSQEVPNMVDMPHHFESAHRPNISRAYDMGKVAPPTMRSAPIDIARVKSTDSFAQKDENSFKLVANNPLSTFSSDVDTASYAIVRKVIESGRLPSPDMVRIEELLNSFSYSYQAPKGDEPISINLELAPALWNPAHKIARIGLQAKAIDWDKRKPFNLVFLIDTSGSMAGENRLGLVQKSLKLLVENLSSKDSVGIVTYAGSSTIALKPTNDKKKILKAIDSLSAGGSTHGSAGIEDAYELAQKHFIQSGYNRVILATDGDFNVGITSESELLKLIKQKAQSGIYLSVFGYGMGNYKDSMLQKLADSGNGNYGYIDTLLEAKKHLVEQVGATLITVAKDVKIQVEFNPAKVAAYRLIGYEKRVLNDEDFNDDSKDAGEMGSSHRVTALYEIVPVGVESSLATLNNAKLAPDVKGIIDPLKYPQTTKTQSPSQANSTGSAEWLNVKIRYKEPANKARNDESSKPIEQALDSSAILATPSADMRFAQSVAGFGLLLMDSKFVDSSFRGIDSKNSAQSKSGYQTILDTLSQQGVCDDSYKQEFLGLVAKASRLANLAKEK; translated from the coding sequence ATGAAAAACCTTAGCAAAATCCTAGCAAGCCTTGCCATACTCGTAGCAGTGGGGATTGGGATATTTAGCTGCTTGCCCCCACAAAAGAGCTCGCAGGAAGTGCCTAATATGGTCGATATGCCCCACCACTTTGAGAGTGCGCATAGACCAAATATTAGTAGGGCTTATGATATGGGCAAAGTGGCTCCTCCCACTATGCGCAGCGCGCCAATCGACATAGCAAGGGTAAAATCCACCGATTCTTTTGCGCAAAAAGATGAAAACTCTTTCAAGCTTGTAGCAAACAACCCACTCTCTACCTTTAGCTCTGATGTCGATACTGCCTCCTACGCGATTGTGCGCAAAGTCATAGAGTCTGGCAGACTGCCTAGCCCTGATATGGTGCGTATAGAGGAGCTGCTTAATAGCTTTTCCTACAGCTATCAAGCACCAAAGGGCGATGAGCCAATCTCCATAAACCTAGAGCTCGCACCCGCTCTGTGGAATCCTGCGCACAAAATCGCGCGCATAGGCTTACAGGCAAAGGCGATTGACTGGGATAAACGCAAGCCATTTAATCTTGTCTTCCTTATCGATACTTCTGGCTCTATGGCGGGTGAGAATCGGCTAGGGCTTGTGCAAAAGTCCCTAAAACTCCTAGTAGAGAATCTAAGCTCCAAAGATTCTGTGGGGATTGTTACCTACGCTGGAAGCTCCACTATCGCGCTAAAGCCCACTAATGATAAGAAAAAGATCCTAAAAGCTATCGACTCGCTTAGTGCAGGTGGCAGCACACACGGAAGTGCTGGGATAGAGGACGCTTATGAGCTTGCCCAAAAGCATTTTATCCAGAGCGGATATAATCGCGTGATCCTAGCTACTGATGGGGATTTCAATGTGGGTATCACAAGTGAGAGCGAGCTACTAAAGCTCATCAAGCAAAAGGCGCAAAGCGGGATCTATCTCTCGGTATTTGGCTATGGTATGGGGAACTACAAAGACTCTATGCTCCAAAAGCTCGCTGACTCTGGCAATGGTAACTACGGCTATATCGACACACTCCTTGAAGCCAAGAAGCACCTAGTCGAGCAAGTGGGGGCTACACTCATCACCGTGGCAAAAGATGTGAAAATCCAAGTAGAGTTTAACCCTGCTAAAGTCGCTGCTTATCGACTTATCGGCTATGAAAAGCGAGTGCTAAATGATGAAGATTTCAACGATGATAGCAAAGATGCAGGCGAGATGGGAAGCTCGCATCGCGTTACCGCGCTTTATGAGATTGTCCCTGTGGGGGTAGAATCTAGCCTAGCTACTCTCAATAATGCCAAGCTCGCCCCAGATGTAAAAGGCATCATCGATCCGCTCAAATACCCCCAAACCACCAAGACACAATCACCAAGCCAAGCAAATAGCACAGGAAGTGCTGAGTGGCTCAATGTCAAAATCCGCTACAAAGAGCCTGCCAACAAAGCGCGCAATGATGAGAGCAGCAAGCCTATCGAGCAAGCACTAGATTCTAGCGCGATTTTGGCTACGCCTAGTGCAGATATGCGCTTCGCCCAGAGTGTGGCGGGCTTTGGACTGCTGCTTATGGACTCTAAGTTTGTGGATTCTAGCTTTAGGGGTATAGATAGCAAAAATAGCGCACAGAGCAAAAGCGGCTATCAAACAATCCTTGATACTCTAAGTCAGCAGGGTGTATGCGATGATAGCTATAAGCAAGAGTTCCTAGGGCTAGTGGCAAAGGCAAGCCGCCTTGCTAATCTTGCGAAAGAAAAATAG